In one window of Poriferisphaera corsica DNA:
- a CDS encoding TolB family protein, which translates to MKRLTSLAALLAASATLIAGCTQSYNGGLGFTDSLTSPLEVREYQKLKKEQATQLQSGRMTQKRAGRVDFGDSTIAPTDRGMIYNTASTSVDQLGMYGQIDASQSHSAISPMDAGGNASKITNTEEGGDFDPEINRSGQWMVYSSTRHRQTADIYKKRLGSASLIQLTNDPAEDRMPTFSPDGKLIAFSSNRSGNWDIYIMDSDGGPARQLTSSNDLDEIHPSFSPDGSKLVYCTFGGPSGQMEMVVIDINSPTTKRFIGYGTLPAWSPSDNTILFQRARERGTRWYSIWSVTLLENGNVTPPTELVSSANAAAITPNWSPDGKYIVFCTVIDPESDDYQRMTKADVWVMNADGSGRARVTAGPYAHQQPAWSADGSILFVSDRAGEEAKNIWSLRPDRALRLASPGNNNLNAPSVMVPTQ; encoded by the coding sequence ATGAAACGACTCACATCACTTGCCGCTTTACTTGCTGCATCAGCCACACTGATTGCTGGATGCACACAATCTTACAATGGCGGCCTCGGGTTCACTGATTCATTGACCTCTCCACTTGAAGTGCGTGAGTACCAAAAGCTGAAAAAAGAGCAAGCTACACAACTTCAATCTGGCCGCATGACTCAGAAGCGTGCGGGCCGCGTTGACTTCGGCGATTCAACGATCGCTCCGACCGATCGTGGCATGATCTATAACACCGCATCCACCAGTGTCGATCAGCTCGGCATGTACGGTCAGATTGATGCATCGCAATCCCACTCGGCGATCAGCCCGATGGACGCTGGCGGCAACGCATCCAAGATCACGAATACCGAAGAAGGCGGCGACTTTGATCCTGAAATCAACCGTTCAGGGCAATGGATGGTCTACTCATCCACACGCCATCGCCAGACCGCAGATATCTACAAAAAACGCCTCGGCTCAGCATCTCTCATTCAGCTCACCAATGACCCAGCGGAAGATCGCATGCCGACTTTTTCGCCTGATGGCAAGCTGATTGCTTTCTCATCAAACCGCTCTGGTAATTGGGACATTTACATCATGGACTCAGACGGCGGCCCCGCTCGCCAACTCACCAGCAGCAACGATCTCGACGAGATTCATCCATCATTCTCGCCAGATGGTTCGAAATTGGTCTACTGCACCTTCGGCGGCCCATCGGGACAGATGGAAATGGTCGTCATCGATATCAACAGCCCAACAACCAAACGTTTTATTGGCTACGGAACACTCCCAGCTTGGTCGCCTTCCGACAATACCATCCTTTTCCAGCGAGCCCGTGAACGCGGTACCCGTTGGTACTCCATTTGGTCGGTCACACTGCTGGAAAACGGCAACGTCACACCACCAACTGAGCTGGTTTCTTCAGCCAACGCTGCGGCCATCACCCCAAACTGGTCGCCTGACGGTAAGTACATTGTTTTTTGCACTGTTATCGACCCAGAGTCCGATGATTATCAGAGAATGACCAAGGCAGATGTTTGGGTCATGAATGCCGACGGCTCCGGTCGTGCCAGAGTCACCGCCGGCCCATATGCTCACCAACAGCCAGCCTGGTCCGCGGACGGTTCAATCCTCTTCGTATCAGACCGTGCTGGTGAAGAAGCGAAAAACATCTGGTCACTGAGACCAGACCGTGCACTCAGGCTTGCCTCGCCAGGCAACAATAACCTGAACGCACCTTCAGTCATGGTCCCGACACAGTAA
- a CDS encoding cellulose synthase family protein: MMLLGQESGTLWEATGWLLTAGYIGLISIISMYGLHRYWLVFLFRKHLRQSKRPGERFEKLPRVTVQLPMFNEEMVAERIIDAACEIDYPSDRLQIQVLDDSTDSSREIAEARCKYWANRGIDIEYLHRIDRVGFKAGALEAGMTSVKGDLIAIFDADFVPPRDFLRKTVHYFTNPTLGMVQCKWGHLNRDDSLLTKGQAIFLDGHFVIEHTARNRSGAWINFNGTAGIWRREAIEAGGGWQHDTLTEDVDLSYRAQLAGWDFLFLPWLDCPAELPPEINSFKSQQHRWTKGSIQTAKKLLPRIFTSNIDLRIKIEAFFHLTAPMVYLYVTLLALLFYPAIYVNLNTTGSGRLTGILLGMTFFALGTVSGGFFYVISQRVQKRGLLSTLALIPMLMAIGIGIAVNNAIAVLEALIGHDSAFVRTPKYNVQSPPLSPSSAPISPPTSHTHISPPQTNKKRFGVIAIPTQKLSICLLEIAMGVYLLECIRLSMIHSRTVVSLPFLILFAAGYWYVGLTSLWWHIQAWRSSRLSMAQTAS, encoded by the coding sequence ATGATGCTGTTAGGGCAAGAATCTGGAACACTTTGGGAGGCCACTGGCTGGTTGCTGACAGCCGGTTACATCGGACTGATCAGTATCATATCCATGTACGGCCTGCATCGTTATTGGCTGGTGTTTCTTTTTCGCAAACACTTACGTCAATCCAAGCGACCTGGCGAGCGGTTTGAGAAGCTGCCACGCGTGACCGTGCAATTGCCCATGTTCAATGAAGAAATGGTGGCTGAGCGGATCATCGATGCCGCCTGCGAGATTGACTATCCGAGCGATAGATTACAAATCCAGGTTTTAGACGATTCAACCGATAGTTCACGCGAAATCGCTGAAGCCAGATGCAAATACTGGGCTAATCGTGGGATAGACATTGAATACCTACACCGGATTGATCGGGTGGGGTTTAAGGCTGGCGCACTTGAAGCGGGGATGACGAGTGTAAAGGGGGATTTGATTGCGATCTTCGATGCGGATTTTGTGCCACCTCGCGATTTTTTACGGAAAACAGTGCATTACTTCACCAATCCAACACTTGGCATGGTGCAGTGTAAATGGGGCCATCTGAACCGTGATGATTCGTTGCTCACTAAGGGACAAGCCATTTTCCTTGATGGCCACTTTGTCATCGAGCATACCGCACGCAACCGTTCTGGCGCCTGGATCAATTTCAATGGCACCGCGGGCATCTGGCGTCGTGAAGCAATCGAGGCGGGAGGCGGCTGGCAGCACGACACATTAACTGAGGATGTCGATCTCTCGTACCGTGCCCAGTTAGCTGGATGGGATTTTCTGTTTTTGCCATGGCTGGATTGCCCCGCTGAATTGCCTCCCGAGATCAACTCATTCAAGAGCCAGCAACATCGCTGGACAAAGGGATCCATCCAAACCGCGAAAAAACTGCTTCCCCGCATCTTCACATCAAATATCGATCTGCGCATCAAAATCGAAGCGTTCTTTCATCTGACCGCTCCGATGGTATATCTTTACGTCACGCTACTTGCCCTGCTCTTCTACCCTGCAATTTACGTCAACCTGAACACAACAGGCAGCGGTCGGCTTACCGGGATATTGCTTGGCATGACCTTCTTTGCGCTTGGCACAGTATCTGGCGGCTTCTTCTACGTCATCAGTCAGCGCGTTCAAAAACGCGGACTACTCTCAACACTTGCACTAATCCCAATGCTCATGGCCATCGGCATCGGTATCGCGGTTAATAACGCAATCGCTGTTCTCGAAGCCCTCATCGGGCATGACAGCGCATTCGTCCGAACCCCCAAATACAACGTCCAATCCCCTCCTCTATCCCCCTCCTCAGCACCCATATCACCACCCACCTCCCACACCCACATATCCCCACCGCAAACAAACAAAAAACGATTCGGCGTCATCGCGATCCCAACGCAAAAACTATCTATCTGCCTATTAGAGATTGCAATGGGCGTGTATCTTCTTGAGTGTATCCGCCTGTCGATGATTCATAGCCGCACGGTTGTCAGCCTGCCATTTCTTATTCTCTTCGCAGCCGGCTACTGGTATGTCGGGCTCACAAGTTTGTGGTGGCACATCCAGGCATGGCGAAGCAGCCGACTAAGCATGGCCCAAACGGCGTCATAA
- the xerC gene encoding tyrosine recombinase XerC, which translates to MSGEIALIEQFVSYLRNERHFSPYTARCYGADLRQYAEYIATTRTSGENEQQDATEMTTDEIGQRMLTGDAMLIRGFLTHLDHFGYSPATTARKIATLRSFYKWMLKREMIESNPMMLIRTPKQTKRLPKAISVDQVEKLLAAPDNRDTLGARDRAILETLYSTGVRVSELVDLNRSDLDYASQTLHVRGKGKKERIVPLGSHAMAAIRHYLTLLEPDPRFTHLRQQSMVETIVPLFVNKNGGRLSSRSVRRKLDKYLKESGLDLTISPHTLRHSFATHLLDNGADLRSVQELLGHQSLSTTQIYTHLSSMRMRSAYDEAHPRAS; encoded by the coding sequence ATGTCAGGTGAAATCGCATTAATTGAGCAGTTCGTATCATACCTGCGGAATGAGCGGCACTTCAGCCCTTACACCGCAAGATGTTACGGCGCTGACCTCCGTCAGTACGCGGAGTACATCGCTACGACTCGCACCAGTGGGGAAAATGAGCAGCAGGACGCAACCGAGATGACCACAGACGAGATCGGGCAGCGCATGCTGACCGGTGACGCCATGCTCATCCGAGGCTTCCTCACGCATCTGGATCATTTCGGTTACTCACCCGCGACAACCGCTCGTAAGATTGCGACCCTTCGCAGTTTCTACAAGTGGATGCTCAAGCGTGAGATGATCGAGAGCAATCCGATGATGCTCATCCGTACCCCGAAGCAAACCAAACGTCTGCCCAAGGCGATTTCGGTCGATCAGGTTGAGAAGCTTCTCGCTGCTCCTGACAACCGTGACACACTGGGCGCCCGTGACCGCGCGATCCTCGAAACCCTTTATTCCACAGGGGTTAGAGTGAGCGAATTGGTCGACTTAAACCGTTCTGATCTTGACTATGCATCGCAGACATTGCATGTGCGTGGTAAGGGTAAGAAGGAACGCATCGTGCCGTTGGGCTCGCATGCGATGGCGGCGATCCGTCATTACTTGACGCTGCTTGAGCCAGATCCCCGCTTTACGCATCTGCGTCAGCAGTCGATGGTGGAGACGATTGTGCCGTTGTTTGTGAACAAGAACGGTGGTCGTCTGTCGAGCCGCTCGGTGCGTCGTAAGCTCGATAAGTACCTGAAAGAATCAGGTTTGGATCTGACGATCAGCCCGCACACACTGCGTCACAGCTTTGCAACGCACTTGCTGGACAACGGTGCGGATCTCCGCAGTGTTCAGGAACTGCTTGGGCATCAGTCACTTAGCACGACACAGATTTATACTCATCTATCATCGATGCGTATGCGTAGTGCTTATGACGAAGCTCATCCACGAGCAAGTTAG
- a CDS encoding acyltransferase domain-containing protein produces MADKLLNIDEAFTTLDLNSKTYLPWRVRWDESSAAYDSDRLVIFDEAATRERCKWLGYDDDYAAQIISHREEMLQNKAMMQLLWHIFYCMSHPTNPMPANYDTSVNLPESLGHQGEMFYIYLYLCLVEHPIAMAEARDVPEQITRDTLYDIVRWTKFNSEDKKRLALTQGVWLNHHIGGRIHTIGRLQHERRACDYAAILARDPETGKLNAYREDEYDQVRGEIYLQKDDPIISIHIPRSGAMDHEACTQSFVDAKHFLKMHYPEFQPKAYCCFSWLTNPLWSEYLSATSNVRKFVERYHYYPLPDREDTGLWYWLYQTWKPHENLDDAPQESSVQKAFIKHLKSGKKWMVSGGYILPEEIPDK; encoded by the coding sequence CCACGCTTGATCTCAACAGTAAAACCTACCTCCCTTGGCGGGTGCGTTGGGATGAATCTTCTGCTGCATACGATTCAGATCGATTGGTGATTTTTGACGAAGCGGCTACGCGTGAACGGTGCAAGTGGCTTGGGTATGATGATGATTACGCCGCTCAAATTATAAGTCATCGTGAGGAGATGTTACAGAATAAAGCCATGATGCAGTTGCTATGGCATATTTTTTATTGCATGTCGCATCCGACAAACCCCATGCCGGCAAATTACGATACGTCCGTCAATCTGCCGGAATCGCTTGGGCATCAGGGGGAAATGTTTTACATTTATCTGTATTTATGTTTGGTTGAGCATCCGATTGCGATGGCAGAAGCTCGCGATGTTCCGGAGCAGATTACACGTGATACGCTCTATGACATTGTGCGGTGGACGAAGTTTAACTCCGAGGATAAGAAACGGTTGGCTCTGACCCAGGGTGTGTGGCTGAATCACCATATTGGTGGGCGTATTCATACGATAGGTCGATTACAACACGAACGCCGAGCGTGTGATTATGCGGCGATACTCGCGCGTGATCCGGAAACAGGTAAGCTCAATGCTTATCGAGAGGATGAATATGATCAGGTAAGGGGTGAGATCTATTTGCAAAAAGATGATCCGATCATCTCGATTCATATTCCGCGTTCAGGGGCGATGGATCACGAGGCGTGTACGCAGTCATTTGTTGATGCGAAGCATTTTCTTAAGATGCATTATCCTGAGTTTCAGCCTAAGGCGTATTGCTGTTTTTCATGGCTGACCAATCCGCTTTGGTCGGAGTATTTGTCGGCAACGTCGAATGTGCGAAAATTTGTTGAGCGGTATCATTATTATCCATTGCCTGATCGGGAGGATACGGGGCTGTGGTATTGGCTGTACCAGACGTGGAAGCCACATGAGAATCTGGATGATGCGCCACAGGAGAGCTCGGTACAGAAAGCGTTTATAAAGCATCTCAAGTCGGGTAAAAAATGGATGGTTTCTGGCGGGTATATTTTGCCGGAGGAGATACCGGATAAGTAA
- a CDS encoding DUF1802 family protein yields the protein MLDIALKEWAVITDLLLSGDQVILLRKGGIHEYDGPGRFALENERFALFPAWEHQKTDWVKPEYQALAEEFDSEPQSFDLKGIGTVTPGYIWTVPSREAFDSLDDLHAWLPPQIDMRFNYKPERPLYLMAVRAYKLNTPKTITMNDHYWGCKSWVDLESDHQVDDSYENLTPAIDDDRFESIVKRIAEAMRG from the coding sequence ATGCTCGATATTGCGTTAAAAGAATGGGCAGTCATCACTGATCTGCTGCTATCAGGTGATCAGGTGATTCTGCTTCGTAAGGGTGGGATTCATGAGTACGATGGCCCGGGGCGTTTTGCACTGGAAAATGAGCGGTTTGCGCTGTTTCCTGCTTGGGAGCATCAGAAAACTGACTGGGTTAAACCGGAGTATCAGGCGCTAGCTGAGGAGTTTGATTCTGAGCCGCAGTCCTTTGATCTTAAAGGTATCGGAACGGTGACGCCGGGGTATATCTGGACGGTGCCGTCACGCGAAGCGTTTGATTCGTTGGATGATCTACACGCATGGTTACCGCCGCAGATTGATATGCGGTTTAACTATAAGCCAGAGCGGCCTCTCTATCTCATGGCTGTACGTGCTTATAAGCTGAATACGCCGAAGACGATCACGATGAATGATCATTATTGGGGATGTAAATCGTGGGTTGATTTGGAGTCAGATCATCAAGTTGATGATTCATATGAAAATCTGACACCTGCGATTGATGACGATCGATTCGAGTCGATTGTAAAGCGGATTGCTGAAGCGATGAGGGGATGA
- a CDS encoding pirin family protein gives MKDLTAQLDIRRAGTRGITQIDWLQSHHAFSFGHYQNAKRNNFRALRVLNEDIVSPDQGFGEHPHANMEIISWVLQGQLEHADSTHQHHIIAPGDLQIMTAGQGIRHSEFNPSKTDPAHFLQIWVTPNKLNLTPAYQQKHFSQESRQDHWLPLITTTPSSDTLTINQDLNLYITDLTPGHSIPLINQPSRHTYLHINTGSITLTPSPPHPSSSSSTSVAAPNFITLSAGDALALSTPTQFTLTSTAPNTQLLHFDLD, from the coding sequence ATGAAAGACCTGACAGCACAACTCGACATCCGAAGGGCCGGCACACGAGGCATCACACAAATCGATTGGCTTCAGAGCCATCACGCCTTCTCCTTCGGCCACTACCAAAACGCAAAACGCAATAACTTCCGCGCACTCCGCGTCCTCAACGAAGACATCGTCTCACCCGATCAAGGCTTCGGCGAACATCCTCACGCCAACATGGAAATCATCTCATGGGTTCTCCAAGGCCAACTCGAGCACGCCGACTCCACCCACCAACACCACATCATCGCCCCCGGCGATCTCCAGATCATGACCGCAGGTCAAGGCATCAGACACAGCGAATTCAACCCCTCAAAAACCGATCCCGCCCACTTCCTCCAAATCTGGGTCACCCCCAATAAACTCAACCTCACCCCCGCATACCAACAAAAACACTTCTCCCAAGAATCACGCCAAGACCATTGGCTCCCACTCATCACCACAACCCCCTCATCCGACACACTCACCATCAACCAAGACCTCAACCTCTACATCACCGACCTCACCCCCGGCCACAGCATTCCTCTCATCAACCAACCCTCCCGGCACACATACCTCCACATCAACACCGGCTCAATCACACTCACCCCATCCCCCCCACACCCATCATCCTCCTCATCTACCTCTGTTGCAGCCCCCAACTTCATTACCCTAAGCGCCGGCGACGCACTCGCACTCTCCACCCCTACCCAGTTCACACTCACCTCCACCGCCCCGAACACTCAACTCCTCCACTTCGATCTCGACTAA